A stretch of Geotrypetes seraphini chromosome 2, aGeoSer1.1, whole genome shotgun sequence DNA encodes these proteins:
- the FRAT2 gene encoding GSK-3-binding protein FRAT2: MPCRKDESFLLLEQSVTVGSKDVDALVARIGEALQLSARRTPSSCKSHSPAAAAPPPQQQQQLRAAPYPLSTPRGPLGRLQQQQYRTLPPPTADQAASKSRSKQLPGRGWLRGARKQQRQPPEEEDDDPHRLLQELILSGNLIKEAVRRLQIAAFSAAAVSSSSSYSSGGGSSGGESAKIPQQ; this comes from the coding sequence ATGCCCTGCCGCAAGGATGAGAGTTTCCTGCTGCTCGAGCAGTCAGTCACCGTGGGCTCTAAGGACGTGGACGCGCTGGTGGCCAGGATCGGGGAAGCCCTGCAGCTCAGCGCCCGGCGAACGCCGTCCAGCTGCAAATCTCACTCTCCGGCGGCGGCGGCGCCGCcaccgcagcagcagcagcagctccgcgCCGCGCCCTATCCCCTCAGCACCCCTCGGGGACCTCTTGGGCGCCTGCAGCAGCAGCAATATCGGACACTGCCGCCGCCCACCGCGGACCAAGCGGCCAGCAAAAGTCGCAGCAAACAGCTGCCCGGCCGGGGCTGGCTGCGCGGCGCCAGGAAACAGCAACGGCAGCCGCCGGAGGAAGAGGACGACGACCCGCACCGGTTGCTGCAAGAGCTCATCCTCTCCGGCAACCTCATCAAGGAGGCCGTCCGGCGGCTGCAGATCGCCGCTTTCTCGGCGGCCGCCGTCAGCTCTTCTTCCTCTTACTcgagcggcggcggcagcagcgggGGAGAGTCCGCCAAGATCCCGCAGCAGTAA